ACGCGTCCCCCGGTGGACGTTCGCCCGACTCGCCGCCGTCCCGGGGTAGGGACGTTGGTTAGTCACGGCCTGAAAGTTTAATCGACACAAAAGTGACGATTGGGATTCGGCCGAGACTACAGAACGTCCTCGCCTCGCCCCCTCGACTAAACAAATTCCGGGAGACTAACCAACGTCCCCTTTTACTTCTTTTACTTTTAGGGGGAGTTGGTCGATGAGGGGGCGGGGGAGGCGGGGCATGCGGTAGATGTTGGCGCGGTGGCGTTTGCCCTTGGTTTCGATGATGTCGGGGTTGAAGAAGTCCCAGACGATTTCGCCGGAGCGGGTGACCTCGAAAACGCGGCCCTTGCCGGATTCGACAACCAGGGTGTTGCCGTTCGGGAGACGCTCGGCGCTACCGCGGGTGGGGGTGTAGAGCGACGACTTGGGCTCTCCGCGGAGTTCCCACGTGAGGCTCTTCGTGTTCGGCGCGAGTTCGAGGACACGAGACCAGTGGCGGGCGCGCCCGTTGTCGAAGATCAACATGCGACCGTCCGACAAGAGGCTCGGGTGGTGCTGCGCGTCGAGGATCCCCGGGCCCCAGCTCCAGACGACGCGGGGCGGGTCGAGGTCGAGGACCGCGATGAGATCGAGTTCGCGAATCGAAACGAGGACGCTGCCCCGCCGCCCCACACCGGGGACGTCTCGATCGAGGAGTTCAATCGAGTTCGCGTGGAACACGTCGCCGTGGAACTGCTTGGCCCGATGGCGCTGGATCTTCTTCAATCGCGGCTTAGGAACCAGATCGGAGAAGAGGTCGGACAGGCGAACCTGTCGCTCGACCACGCCCTCGGGTGACAGAATCGTGATGTCGTTGTCGCGGATCAGATACTCGTCGCCATCGATCGACAGCTCGCGTCGCTCTTCGGTCAACACGTACACCCGACCGTCCTCGCCGATATCGAGATCGTGGTGAGGCCCGACAGGAACACTCCACAGAAGCTTCGAGTTCCAATCGAGCTTCTCGAGGCGTTCGTACTTGGCACTGCCGAACAGCGAACCGTCCGGCAGAAGCTCCACGAAGTCCCACGCGGCCGCACTCGGATCCGGCGCGCGCCACGTGTGCAAGATCCGCCCTTGCATGTCCATCAGGTGTGCGTCGTGGCGCGGACGCGACTTGTAGAGATTCAAACTACCGTAAGCGCGCTCCACGTCGTGCGTCACCACGCCGACCTTCTTCCCGGAACCGGCGAGCTCGACATCCGTCCATTCGGCGTAGCCGAGCGCCTCGAGCCGCTCGAGAGTTTCCCGCTTCACTTCGGACTTCGGCTCGGCGGTCGGAGGCCGGGGGTGAACGATCTCGTGCGTGTCTTCCGATGCCACCACGGACGCCGCGACACAGAGGAGCGACGTCACCAGCGTCGAGACGAACGCCAGTCCTGTACTTCCACGATTCACTCCGAGCCCGGCGCCGGGTAGCCCGCGATCAGCCCACCGTCAGCGACGAACTCGGACCCCGTCGAATACGAGCTCTCGTCCGACGCAAGAAAGAGCGCAAGGTTCGCGATCTCCTCCGGTCGCCCCGTCCGGCGGAGCGGCGCAAGCTTCTCGGTGTGCGCATCGAGAAGCGCGTGGATGTCCGCGGGATCGACACCTGCCGGGGTTCCCAAGTCCGTGCGGATGAAGCCGGGATGAATCGAGTTTACGCGGATCCCCTTCGGCGCCAGCTCCATCGCGGCGGCCTTCGTCATTCCCCGCACCGCCCACTTGCTCGCGACGTACGACAGAATCCCGTTCATCCCGATCATTCCATCGATCGACGAAACGTTGAGGATCGAACCACCGCCGGCCGCGGTCATCGGCTCGACGACGGCGCGCATGCCGAGGAACACCCCGATCTGATTCACGTCGATCACCCGGCGATAACTCTCGAGCGTCATCTGCTCCAGCGGGGCCGCTTCGGCGATCCCCGCGTTGTTCACGAGGACGTCGAGTCTTCCGAACGCTGCGGTCGTCGCCGCCACGGCGGTCGCCCACTCCTCTTCGCGCGTCACATCGAGGTGCTGATAGATCGCACCGGCTCCGATGTCGTCGGCGAGCGTGCCGCCCTCGTCGTCCCGCACGTCGCACACGACAACCTTCGCGCCCTCCGATACGAACAGGCGCGCCTCTGCCGCTCCCATGCCTCGCGAGCCACCGCTGATCAAGGCCACTTTTCCGTCGAGTCTATTCACGTGTTTTCCCCTTTCGGTTCGTCGCTCCCGCTCTTGTAACCGCTGCAGAACCCGCCCGCGATCGCTCGTCAGGCCCGACGCCGCCCGAACAAACGAATCGCCCGACGGTTCCCGCACCACCTCCTACCGCTCGGTGGTCAGCCGCTCCAGAAAGGCCTGGTCGTGGCTCACCAGGAGTGCGGCACCGTCGCCGTCGATCGAGATGGTTGGGGCTCGTCGAGCACGATGAGGTGCCGGCTGCGGGCCAACCCCACCTGGACCCGTGGGGGCCTGGCCGGCGTCGGCTAGCGGCGAGCGAGCCTACAGCAACGCGCTTGCACACTCCGCGAGAGGCGAGCGTTCGCACTTGTCGAGTGTCATGTGCGCGTACAGAGGCTGGCCGACCATTCGGCTGATCAGGTGACTCAGGCCGTTCGACGATTCGTCGAGATAGGGCTGATCGATCTGATGGATGTCACCGGTAAGGACGATCTTGGTGCCCTCGCCGGCTCGGGTGATGATTGTCTTGACCTCGAGCGGCGTGAGATTCTGCGCCTCATCAACGATGAAGAAGACGCGCGGAAGGCTCCGGCCTCGAATGTAGGAAAGAGGCGTCACGACCAGCTTGTCAGACTCGAGCATCTTCTGGATGCCGGCGCCCTTGTCTCCGTTCCCGCTCTCGTCGGAATCGTTCCGCAGCACGTTCAGGTTGTCGAACAGGGGCTGCATGTAGGGGTCGAGTTTCGCCGAGATGTCGCCCGGCAGGTAGCCAAGGTCACGATTGCCGAGGGCGACGACCGGACGCGCGAGCAAAATCTGCCGGTAGTTTCGCCGCTGCTCGAGCGCCGCGGCGAGCGCCAGAAGCGTCTTCCCGGTGCCCGCACGACCCGCCAGGGTCACGAGGGCGACGTCCGGATTCATCAACGCATCGATCGCGAACGACTGCTCGGCGTTCCTCGGGCGAATCCCGTAGACCGCGCGTTTCTCGACCCGTCGAAAACCACTCGCACCGTACGTGGCCAGAACCGACTTCGAACCGTTACGCAGGACGAAGGCTTCATTCGGAAGGGGCTCCTCGACTTCGGGCACATCTTCGGGCTGCACCCGGCCCGCATAGAACGCATCGATCTGCTCGGTGCGCATGTGCTCGACGGTCCGCTTGCCGGTGTAGAGCCGGTCGACCTGGGCGACCTTGTCGCGCGTGTAGTCCTGCGCGACGACCCCGAGTGCTCGAGCCTTCAGCCGCAGGTTCACGTCCTTCGACACCAACACGACCGAGCGCCCCGGCTCTTGCGCGCAAAGGCCCAACGCTACGGCGAGGATGCGGTGGTCCGGCGAGTCTCGCAGGAAGACCTCGCGCAGTTCCACCGAGGAACTCTGGTTCAGAATCACGCGCGCGCGCCCGAGTCCGTCACCGAGCGTCGCACCCTCGTCGGAGAGCACGTCTCCGGTGATTCCGTCGAGCTGCCGGACGAACGCGCGTGCCTGCGCGTTCAGATCTCCGTTGCCGCGCTTGAACCGGTCCAGTTCTTCGAGAACCGTGATCGGAATCGCGACGTCGTGTTCGTGGAACGCGAAGATGCAGCCGGCATCATGCAAGATCACGTTCGTATCGAGGACGAAGAGCTTGGTGGCGAACTCCGCCGCCGTCTCGCCCGCTCCAGCCGTCGGGTTACGGGCTTGCGTTCCCCCCGCACCACCACCGTCATCCAACATCCAGTTCCGGATTATCCCCCTCGCACAGCGCCCGTCAACGAACGGAAGGCGGGGAGATGCAGAAGTGACGATTAAACTTTTGGCCCAGATTAAAGTACGTCCCCATCCATGGCGGGTTCGATTAGGTTAAGTGATCGGGTTGCGGTCGTTACCGGGGCGTCGCGGGGGATTGGGAAGGCGCTTGCCGTGGGATTAGCCGCGGCCGGGGCGAAGGTCGTGTGTGCCGCGAGGAGTCGGGATGAGGCGCCGAATCCGGAAGGCCTGCCGGGGACGATCGAGGAAACAGTCCGGTCGATCGGGCAGAACGGCGGCACGGCGATCGCGGTTAGGTGCGACATCGGAGTCGAACGGGACATTGAGAAACTCGTCGCAGAAACGCTCTCGGCTTTCGGACGGTTGGACATCCTTCTCAACAATGCGATGACGCCGACGCGCGGTGCGTTCGATGCAATGACTGGCGACGAGTGGGATCGATCGATGCTGGTTAACGTGCGCAGTCTGTACGTGTCCTGCCGCGCCGTACTGCCGACGATGCGCGCCCAAGAAGCAGGCAGCATCATCAACATGTCCTCGGGCGCCGCGGATCCTTTCGTCGAAGGCATGCCGCCCGGTTTTCTCACTTACTCCGTCGCGAAGGCGGCGCTCGAACGCTTCAGTACCGCGCTGGCTCTGGAACTCGCACCGGACGGCATCGCAGTGAATGCCTTGCGGCCGGGGGCGGTGAAGACGGAGAAGAGCGAACGAGAGCTCGGCGCCGATTTCGATTGGACCGGCTGGGCCGCACCGGAGTCCGTCCTCCCCGCGACGCTCTTCCTCGCCGCGCAGGACGGCAGCGGTTTCACCGGAAAGATCGTGGACGCAACCGAGTTCGGCACGGCCTGGCCCTAGCGGACCGGCCCCTCCGGCATTCCCCGTTTGACGCAGGCCGCAGGTCGGGGAAGTCTCCGACGAGGAGGCAGCAATGGCACTGGATCACAAACCCGACCACGTCCCGGTCGTCGACCGAAACGTCGACTACGAGCACTTTCAGATCACGACTCTCAGCCCGCACCTCGGAGCCGAGATCCGCGGGCTCGATCTGTCTGCACCGCTCTCCGAGTCGCAGGACGCCGAGCTTCGCCGCGCCTTCCGCGACTGGTCGGTCCTCGTTTTCCCCGACCAGGAGCTCCTCCCCGAACACCACAAGGCACTGGGTCAGCTCTTCGGTGAACTCCACGTCCACCCACAGCTTCGTGGCTCAACCATGAAGCACCCCGAAGTCCTTCCGGTCGTCACGAACGAGCACTCCCCGTTCACTCCCGGCGACGGATGGCACACCGACGTCACCTGCGACGAAGTTCCCCCTCTCGGCTCGATGCTCTACGTTCGAGAGACGCCCTCCTGCGGCGGCGGCGACACTCTCTTTGCCAACATGTACGCCGCTTACGAGCTTCTCTCCGAGCCCATGAAGCAGTTCCTCGAAGGCCTCACCGCGATCCACGACGGCGCCGGCCCGTACTCGGAACAACAAACGCTCTTCGGCCTACCCAACCCCGAAGAGGGCTTCCCGCAGGCCGAACACCCGGTCGTCGTCTGCCACCCCGAGACCGGCCGAAAGGTGCTTTACGTGAACAGTGGGTTCACCACGCACATCGTGGGCCTCAGCAAGAGCGAGAGCCGCGGGATTCTCGATTTGCTCTTCCGCCACATCGAGTCCAACCCGAAGCTCTGGTGTCGCGTGCGCTGGACTCCGAACACTCTCACGTTCTGGGACAATCGCTGTACCCAGCACCATGCGATCTGGGACTACTTCCCCCACGCCCGCGTTGGCGGACGCGTCTCGATCCTCGGCAACGCCCGACCAACGGCCTGAGCGCGCCGCACGATGACGAATGCACGCGAGCGGAGCCTGCTCGCCTGGTACGTGCAGCAGGCGCCGCTGACCCAGGTCGGAGAACACCGCGCACTCGTCCACAGCGACGCGCACGCCGACTTGGCAGGATGCATCCAGGTTCTCCTGATGCATCCGTTCCACGCGCATCTCTAAGGCGTCGAACCTGCCGTCGATACGGAGCGGCAGCTCCAGAACCGCTCGAACCAGCAGGTCCTCGGCGATCTCCTCCGCGTCGACCCCGCGCCCGTGAACACACGGCGTGAACCCGGCAAGCGAACGTTCGGCAACTGCCGCTACTTCACCACCCCCATGACCGCCCTCCGGCGCACCCAATTCGAGAAGCCGCTCGATCGTGCGGCCATTCTCGCGCAGAAGCGAGATCCACTCCCCGTGCGGAAGATAGAACTCGATCTCACCCGCCGAATCGGTCCATTCGGTGCGATAGAGCCCAAGGTAGGGCCGCTGAAACGTTCGGGACAGCGGCGACACCTCGTCGTCGGGCAAGGAAGTGATCGCGAACGCGTGGTTCGTCACGAACACGAGCTCGGCACCCGGACGAAGAACGCGTGACGCCGAGGTCGAACTGCGCCTCCAGACGGCGCGCCGCCGCGAGTTGATTGGGCGTCGGATCGACTCCGACGACATCCCCACCGCGCCGCATCATCCAAGAGGACACGTACCCGGCCCCGCATCCGATCTCGATACACCGCTTGCCGGAGAGATCCGCCGGGAGGAGATTCACCTGCGCGTCCGGGATCTGCCAGATTCCCCAGTGCGGATCGCGGGAGGCCCAGCCCCGCTCGGCCGACTCGACATAACTTCTCAGCAAACGTCTGCCACGCGCGCGGCTTCCATATACGGTACCCTGTCATGAACCCGAAGCCACTCGCCGTGAACCTCTACAGTGTACGCAGAGAACTGATCCGCGACTTCGAGGGCACGCTCTTTCGAATCCGCGACATGGGCTACGTCGGCGTCGAGCCCATGGTATTCGGCGACTTCCCGCTGGACCTCCTCCCCCAAGACCTGCGAGTGCCCACCCCGAAGCCGGAGCGCTTTCGCGAACTGCTCGACGGTCTCGACCTCCGAACGGCGAGCCTTCACGGACCGCTCCCTGCAACCGGCGAGGGCGACTACGCCCTCGAGTTCGCGCAGGCCCTCGGCACCGATCAGCTGGTGCTCGCAAGCTTCATGGCCCTCCCGGACCTCGCGAATGCACACGCCGACGCCGACCTGCTCGCGCAGGCGATCGATCGCTTCAACGTGGCCGCGGAGTTTGCCGCGGAACAAGGCATTGCGCTCGGCTTCCACAACCATCACTTCGAATGGCTGGTCGATCTCGACGGCCGATATGCCTGGGATCTCTTCTGGGAAGGTGTCGACCCACGCGTGAACGTCGAACTCGACGTCTACTGGGCACAGACGGCGGGACGAGACCCGGTCGCCGAGATCGAGAAGCTGGGCAGCCGCGTCCGGCGCGTTCACCTGAAGGACGGCCCGTGCGTCCTCGGGGAACCGCAAGTCGCCGTGGGCGCGGGGATCGTCGACATCGAGGGCTGCGTTCGCGCGGCAACGAGCGTCGACTGGCATATCGTCGAACTCGACGACTGCGCGACCGACATCTTCGGAGCGCTCGAGGCAAGCGCGAACCATCTGATCGGGACAGGCCTCTCCCAGGGGCGCAACGCATGAAACCACTCCTCGCTCACCGCCCTTCTTGCGCAAGCCTGCTCCCTCGGAAGGGCGCACGACTCATCGCACTCCCGGTCGACGACGACACGCTCGCCAACGTGCGTAACAACGCAGAACCCAGCGGCGTTCTCGACAAGGTACGGATCCAGCTGCTCGGGGTGCCGCTCGAAATCCAGGCCTATGCCGGCATCCTCGCAACCCCCGGCGACGGCGGGTATCGCGACGAGACGCTCGGCCTGGCCGGCCAAGTCGACTAGGGCGCGTAGCACTTCACGTGCTTCCAGTTCGACTACGACTGGCGACGCGACAACATCGAGAACGCGCAGAAGCTGCACGAGTTCATCAAGGAGAAGCGGGAGTACGTCCGCCAGGAGTACAAACGGCGCTAAGGCATCGACAAGAAGGACATCAAGTTCGACATCGCAGCACACTCGATGGGCGAACTCATCACCCGGTACTTCCTGCGGTACCGCTCGGACGATCTCGGGCCGGGCGACGGCGTTCCGCCGCTGACCTGGGGGGGGGGGGGCGGAATACGTCGAGCGGGTGATCCTCATCCGCACGCCCAACGGAGGTTCGCCCGAGGCCCCCTCAGCCTCGTCGACGGCTATCGCGTGGGCCCGTTGCTTCCCGTGTTCCCGCCGGCACTTCGCGGCACGTTCCAGTCTTCCTACCAGTTGCTGCCGTGTCCCAGGTTCGACCTCGTGCAGTGGGACGGCGACCCCGCGCGACCCGCCGACGTGCTGAACCCCGAAGTGTGGGAGCGCCCCGGTTGGGGCCTCGCCGAGCCCGATCAAGCCGGCATACTCACCATCCTCGACGAAAGAATGGGCGGTCCGTGGAGACCGTCTCCCTACGTTCGTGCACCCACGCTAGCCACGCAACGAACAACGCCGTCGGGAACACGAAGAGAATCAACGCTCCGACGAAAAAAGCGGCCCAACCCTAAGCAACCCAGACCTCGAGAGGGCTCGACAACATCGAGGCAAACGGCCAACCGGTCACCACACACGTGACTGCCCCCCCCCAAAACGCGCCGATCCGGGCGCCGACCCGCGGGCGGCCCACGTCGGCGACGGCCAGAAAGAGCGGGGCGAGAGCGAACCAGGCAAGCCAGAAGGCCCCTACCGGAGGAAAACTCGCGGCGTAGAGCAGTCCCGAACGAGCCGCGAGAAATCCCTGCTTCTTAGAAATTGTAGCTCAGCTCCCCGCCGTAGACTCGAGGGGCCGCATAGGCACGAGTGACGATGCCGAACGTAGAGACGACCGCGGTCGCGTTGTTGAAATACTCGATGTCGAGAAGATTCCGCGCCCACAGCGCCACTTGCGCCCGGTCATCGAAGAAGTCGTAGG
The nucleotide sequence above comes from Candidatus Binatia bacterium. Encoded proteins:
- a CDS encoding SDR family NAD(P)-dependent oxidoreductase, which codes for MAGSIRLSDRVAVVTGASRGIGKALAVGLAAAGAKVVCAARSRDEAPNPEGLPGTIEETVRSIGQNGGTAIAVRCDIGVERDIEKLVAETLSAFGRLDILLNNAMTPTRGAFDAMTGDEWDRSMLVNVRSLYVSCRAVLPTMRAQEAGSIINMSSGAADPFVEGMPPGFLTYSVAKAALERFSTALALELAPDGIAVNALRPGAVKTEKSERELGADFDWTGWAAPESVLPATLFLAAQDGSGFTGKIVDATEFGTAWP
- a CDS encoding sugar phosphate isomerase/epimerase, with translation MNPKPLAVNLYSVRRELIRDFEGTLFRIRDMGYVGVEPMVFGDFPLDLLPQDLRVPTPKPERFRELLDGLDLRTASLHGPLPATGEGDYALEFAQALGTDQLVLASFMALPDLANAHADADLLAQAIDRFNVAAEFAAEQGIALGFHNHHFEWLVDLDGRYAWDLFWEGVDPRVNVELDVYWAQTAGRDPVAEIEKLGSRVRRVHLKDGPCVLGEPQVAVGAGIVDIEGCVRAATSVDWHIVELDDCATDIFGALEASANHLIGTGLSQGRNA
- a CDS encoding PhoH family protein, with translation MLDDGGGAGGTQARNPTAGAGETAAEFATKLFVLDTNVILHDAGCIFAFHEHDVAIPITVLEELDRFKRGNGDLNAQARAFVRQLDGITGDVLSDEGATLGDGLGRARVILNQSSSVELREVFLRDSPDHRILAVALGLCAQEPGRSVVLVSKDVNLRLKARALGVVAQDYTRDKVAQVDRLYTGKRTVEHMRTEQIDAFYAGRVQPEDVPEVEEPLPNEAFVLRNGSKSVLATYGASGFRRVEKRAVYGIRPRNAEQSFAIDALMNPDVALVTLAGRAGTGKTLLALAAALEQRRNYRQILLARPVVALGNRDLGYLPGDISAKLDPYMQPLFDNLNVLRNDSDESGNGDKGAGIQKMLESDKLVVTPLSYIRGRSLPRVFFIVDEAQNLTPLEVKTIITRAGEGTKIVLTGDIHQIDQPYLDESSNGLSHLISRMVGQPLYAHMTLDKCERSPLAECASALL
- a CDS encoding glucose 1-dehydrogenase; protein product: MNRLDGKVALISGGSRGMGAAEARLFVSEGAKVVVCDVRDDEGGTLADDIGAGAIYQHLDVTREEEWATAVAATTAAFGRLDVLVNNAGIAEAAPLEQMTLESYRRVIDVNQIGVFLGMRAVVEPMTAAGGGSILNVSSIDGMIGMNGILSYVASKWAVRGMTKAAAMELAPKGIRVNSIHPGFIRTDLGTPAGVDPADIHALLDAHTEKLAPLRRTGRPEEIANLALFLASDESSYSTGSEFVADGGLIAGYPAPGSE
- a CDS encoding arylsulfotransferase family protein gives rise to the protein MNRGSTGLAFVSTLVTSLLCVAASVVASEDTHEIVHPRPPTAEPKSEVKRETLERLEALGYAEWTDVELAGSGKKVGVVTHDVERAYGSLNLYKSRPRHDAHLMDMQGRILHTWRAPDPSAAAWDFVELLPDGSLFGSAKYERLEKLDWNSKLLWSVPVGPHHDLDIGEDGRVYVLTEERRELSIDGDEYLIRDNDITILSPEGVVERQVRLSDLFSDLVPKPRLKKIQRHRAKQFHGDVFHANSIELLDRDVPGVGRRGSVLVSIRELDLIAVLDLDPPRVVWSWGPGILDAQHHPSLLSDGRMLIFDNGRARHWSRVLELAPNTKSLTWELRGEPKSSLYTPTRGSAERLPNGNTLVVESGKGRVFEVTRSGEIVWDFFNPDIIETKGKRHRANIYRMPRLPRPLIDQLPLKVKEVKGDVG
- a CDS encoding TauD/TfdA family dioxygenase, with translation MALDHKPDHVPVVDRNVDYEHFQITTLSPHLGAEIRGLDLSAPLSESQDAELRRAFRDWSVLVFPDQELLPEHHKALGQLFGELHVHPQLRGSTMKHPEVLPVVTNEHSPFTPGDGWHTDVTCDEVPPLGSMLYVRETPSCGGGDTLFANMYAAYELLSEPMKQFLEGLTAIHDGAGPYSEQQTLFGLPNPEEGFPQAEHPVVVCHPETGRKVLYVNSGFTTHIVGLSKSESRGILDLLFRHIESNPKLWCRVRWTPNTLTFWDNRCTQHHAIWDYFPHARVGGRVSILGNARPTA